AATTATTCAATACCTTGTGAATCTGCAATCGGTTAAACAACATTCTACTAGTAGTCTTAGCACACTTACAAACAACATCACCAAATCGTGTattgaaaatataaagaaTAGTcattgttttataaatatttctaTTCAAAGGATTCgcttaatatgtttttcaatctAAAATTCCAAATATGCTCCCTTCTCTCCGTACATCAGCATTAAAGTAAAGTAGCTTAAAGCAGTTCAACGTTATTGGTAAAAGCGAGAATCGAACTGATGATGCGCGGGTCACGAGATGCTGCGCACTTACCACTTCCACTACCTAGCGATCCGCAACAGCACACAATCAAAACCCCCATATAAGCTCCACTCGACACTGTGCACCGTGCTTTAAAACCGTCCAACCTTCTCTCGCCACTCGCCtccccacacgcacacgcccAAACTCGTCTTCAAGCGTGTTCACGACACCAAATAATGCACAGTCCGCCCTGTCATCACTGTTAAGCGAACAAATctatcagcaacaacagccgGCAGTGCGCCCGGGCGCGCTGATtactttcttatttttctACCTGTCTCCGCCGCCCCTGGTACGGGTGgccgtaaaacaaaaacaaaaaaacggaagcatTCTCTGTCATCCCGGATTAGCCGGcgttgttgcttttcatattGTCGTCCGGTCGGCTGACAGACACccctttgtttttgtgctCGCCGTTACCCTGCGGTCCAACACCCGTTCGGTGCCTGGTACGGTGCACGTGCCGGCCAATTTGACAACGCCGATTCCGGGTGGACGCTTCAGGTTAGTTTTCAATCAGAATTGTCTAGCAAATACTATAACGATAACATGCACACAAACTCATTGCGTGTGCTTAATTTTCTCCATCCTTTTTCTTCAGATCCCCCGCCCCGAATACTCACAGCCACCGTCACTCACACAACTCTCGCTGCCATAATGTTTCCAGCCAAGCGATTGATGAAGTGTGGCAAACCGGGCCGTGTATCGCATTCAACGCATTCCAAACTTGCCTAATGCTGGATGtttacttttcaatttcaGCTAATTTAAATCTGCCACTTTGATAGATTTGCACGTGCCGCCCGCTGTCCTTTTTGGGTGGGTTAGGGGTGTGCACGGTGGGTGGGTGATATTTGGTGGCTGGTAGTCGGAAGATGCCTCTTTGCTGTGTTTTCGTTCAGGAAAATGGATTTTATTGCGAGTTTCAAGACTGGTCACAATTAGCCAAGACTAATGAAGAGAAGTAAGTTTATTGTacacatttattaaaaaaaaaaacacgacgtgATTTTGCATACTTCAATCAAAAACTTTAACCAGAAATTGTTGAACGTTGCAAACTGTTGCATAATTTCTAGCGTTTGTTTTCGAAGGATAATCTCCCAACAGTCGAGGGTCGGTAAAAAGGAATGCTCGGCAGCAAACAAGTACGAAAAACCCTGATCGATTGCCGTCCCGCGTCGAGTGTGAATCCCCTCCTTGCATTTTCCAGACCAAACACGGTGTGTCATTCGGATCAAATCATTCGTGTGAAAAATTATTTCGAACAACATTACGGAAACGCGCACGTGACCCGAGAAATCAGACGGGCCCGTATGCACGGTGAACCGTTGGTGCACCAGAGGGTCCTGTCACTATGTGTTTATCTTTCACTTTGGGCTAAATTTGACAGTGGGCATATTGGGGAACGCCGCCACGAGGGAATTCCaaaatattatgaaaatattgtttcccGCCTCATTCCCCTGTCTGCCACCTACGCCCTGTTTTATCCTTCGCCTGTTTGAACGCGAACATGAGAACATTTTAGATTATCCCGATACGCATCTTTATTCCAAAATAGGTGGAAAAGTGGCTTGTGAGGAGATTTTCAAGgtgttgcaatttttcaattcTGCAATTTTAATTCAGTTCAATAATTTTGCCTCATTTTTATATTGTACTTTATACTTTATATTTTCACATTGCGTAGTAATTTTGCATAGAATACTGCACAAATATGAAGGTTttatagttttctttttttagatGAAGTTTACCAAACTTTTATAGAAAAgcatataatttttatttacttcattgcaaattttaacattttgccTGTAAAAAGGTATGCTAtacgaataaaataatttaaacgcTATCTTAAATTGACaataaaacaaggaaaaataaacacgcaCTGCAATGAGCGACGAACAGCGCCTGTAAATATGCAATCCGCATCACCAAGGGTCCCTATTTGACTTAACTCTTTGACCGTTATGCTAAATGTTTTagtagtgtttttttagtttagtttttacACGATTTACGTTAAACTTATAGGATTATGTAAACATTTCGATTATCCAGTTGTCGTTTGACCAACATTGAATAATGTTCACGGCAAGTGCTATAAATGGGTGACAATTTTAGGTGCGGGTACTAAAAATTTAGCACAACGCCACAAAGAGTTAATTCAAGTGctttaaacataataaattaataacaaaataattgcATGTATTTGAAATGGagatctgatttttttttaaatgtaacaaTAATACGATATTATGTGTATTAAATTTTCACACTAGGTCTACTAAGCATTTTTATGCGTTTATTCTGGTACTTTACTTCCACTTTGCTGTATTAATTACGTTATTCTTAATTTAATACTTACCAGATGAATTCATACTCAAAATAAACAGACAGGCCGTTTTCAATAAATAGCAACATAAGGTTTATTATTCGACGAAGAACAAGCGCGAACGGTCAATTTACAACGCCTGTTAGTATGCAATTATCATTACAAGAGGTCACTTTCAGCGCCAATCGAACGCTTGGTACATAATTCTTGAATATTGTGCACAAATTGTGGATGTAAATTAAACATATAGCAAATTTTGATAGAAGTTCATTTAGATATGTATTAAACAAACACTGCGATGGGTAGAAATTACACCGAACCGCTAAAGCAACATGCCAACCAAACGTAACAAGTTATGGAGCCAGTCGGGAATGTGATGAAGCGTGTAATTGCTAAAACACATGCCGGCAAAATGGTTGCAGTTGCCAAATGCGATATGGATAATTTTCCCGCACTGCAACCAGGAACAGGAAGGAAAAAGCCAATTAAATGTAATATGTGTGTAATGCTGCTGTTACAATCAAGCAATCACAGTTGACGGTtgcggggggagggggggagagtGTTCGTTCGAGAtgggaaaatcaatttaaaaatggtTAACGTGTTACACACGGACGCCCGCAAGCCGATAGCGAAGCGCATGACGCGCACGTGTTGCAACACGAATTTTCCTACCACCTTGGCATCCTTTTTGCCATCCCTCCTGTTACACTTTCTCCACAGCCGTTTCTTTCACCCTCTCGCTTATATTTATCTATCTTTCTTGGCATTGGTGTTCACGCCACCCGGGATGCATCACCTTACACCGATTAGTAATGGCCCAACGGACCAGCAGACAGTATTTATGGGGCGATAACGTTGCGATTTTTCCCGGCGACTTCCATCCCGCGTGCCGTCCCGCGTCGATCGACGGACGACGGCTACGGTTGCGCGCCCAATGATGAGGGCAACCGGTGGATGATGAACACGTGACTCGTGCAAACAGTACGTGATCAAATCGTGAGCCAATAAGATGTGGTCCATCTTTCGCGTGCGCCTCCCGACGTGCCCCGTTGCCGTGGGACCACAGTGATGGTGGCACGTGAAACCGggaaagcgaaataaaaccacGACCAGGCAAAACTCTAATTTACACAGTGGAACACGTCTGCCCCTTAATGGAATCTTGATGTGGGCACAAATCGCGTTATGGGCCACTCCAAAACAACTTTATTTCAATCTCAGTAGAACTATGCGTGGGAAGGGAGGGGAAGGAAGGGGAGGGAAGAGAAGGAAGGGAAGGGGATGGGGCAATGGGTCGGTTCTTTTTCGGGAAGGTCGAGTGCAGTGGGGATTTATGATTCTTAGCGTAAGTAAATTACTTCCATAATCCTTGTCTTATGGTCTCTCTTACATTCGCTCTCGTTTTCATGTTTCCTCTCTAAAGGCGACGTTTTTACCTTCTCTTTTTCCGTATCTATTTTGTCAATATTATTTGAaggctttgtttgttttattttctccctgTTTgctgaatttatttttgttttgttttgctgaatttattttttgttatacatAATTTATGTGATAACAAAACCTTCTTTATGTAATTTTGTTATTAACAAACACTGTAATATTTTACGTATTATAATTTTGAAGTTGTTTGAAAACTAGCTCAATCGTGCTTATTACGAATTTGAATACCCGTTCGATTGGTCCTTCCGACGGTGATTGCGCCAGAAGGTATGCAACGCGTTGCACATTGGGCCAAAAATTACCCCACACGATTGATAGATCCATCATggcccaaaacaacaaatgctaCGCGTTTTGTAAGCTATGCACCAAATAGatttgttgtaaaatattttaaaatgatcaTATTTCGCAAATAGTCCCATCTTTCTTCAGAGATAACATTTGTGGGTAAAATAGATTTCTCTTTCGTGAGCTTTTATCCTTAttagttatttattatatttatgttattaaaagttattatttatttattgttatgttattattatgttgTTATGatatttatgttatgttattatttttttaatccaaATGAACTAGTTTATCTGTACAATTAAATTGAACGATAGCTGAAGAATATAAAGCAACATGTACCCATCAATAAAAACCACTGCTAATTAAAGGAAAAACCAgagcaacaaacgaaaatCGTCCTGTTTGTTCTGGCTGTTTTTCTCACCGCTCAGATACAGTGCTAAATTATGTTGCCACATGGTGTATAACTTCGGATGAACGAGCATACATTTTTGCGCTTGGTCATCGGTTGCGAGTTACGTGCCGGGAAGGGACGGCAAATTTACACTCAttcctccgttttttttcactctctctctctctctctctctcgcactcTCCACTATTGGTTTAACCCGCTCGGTACAACGCACCAAAACCaaagcaatttaaataattgtcatcgagtgtaaataaattaatgtacaGTCCTAGCGGAAAAATTGTCGCAACGTAACGACCACCCGCACCGTACGGATATATGCACATCCGCGCACGCAATCATACATTGCGGGCAAATATGTTATGCATGAACATTTTCCTGATCGGCGAAACATTTTGCATTGGAAAGGGTCACTcaggttttaaaaaaatcatggtTTGCAATCGTAAACATGATGGCGTGTGTGTCAACGGGTGGATAACGGTGTGTCGCGGATGCATTGTACGCCAGTAAaggataaaacaataaataagtaGCCCTTTTTGCCCGCACCatcacgacacacacacacatcagtTTTGTGATCTGCTTtctttaacatttaatttctcTTACTTACTTTTACttgcaaattgcaaatttGTTACAGAACAAGGCAAAATGCTTTCGAACACACAAGTTTCTCTGACTGTATAATCATAGTTTTTTCTATATAAAATGAGATATTTCAAACGGAATACTTTGTAAAATAATGTCAAATAATAATGTGGTTTCATATTGACACCCCTAAAACAAACTATACATACACAAAACCCGAACTGTTTAGAAAGGATTTTATTTCTTGCCTTTTGTTAGACGTATCGtgttttcatcgttttttttatcgatttgacaagtttttgtttgtagaaGCAGTACAATTAACagctgtttttgttctttttgcaTGGCGAAGCTACAATTAGACACCATCGATATTTCATACGTATCGTTAATTGTTCgattattataatttcattCTAACGTAAAAATACATATAATGCCAATCGACGCGGATTGTCTCTTTACACTTACACATTTTCTTCAATACATCAcacataaaatattttctaactCATCCCTCATGCAAATACGCTTTTCCTTCTAATCTTTACGATTTGAAGGTCCTTTGCCTGGCATGTCTGCTTAAAAATCCTCGACGTTCCTTTAATATATCGTTATAACGATATTCTAcaatttatttcgacaattctagacctcttgaggttgtagtgcCACTAAGGGAGGGAAAatcaaaatgtatttttctttttaatcacCGTTTCTCGCAACTGCGTAAGTCGGGTGGAGACTGTACAAATTTGTTTAGTTCGTTAAATTCTTCTGCTGATGCACTGTTTTTATCCGGAATAGTTGTAGCAGGTAGGCAACCATCCCTGTACCATTATCGAACGGTTTTATTTCATGCACTcatatacaatttttttttttcattactatTTCAATTAGAATTCAATGTAAAGAACCTAAACGTGTTaataacaaaatgcaaaagaaaaactaataaTAAGCCCTATGGCAAATATGACCTCGGCAAGTCGTCACTATAAATAACAcaatttacattacattaacaacataaacactgaaaaatcgtttttaaaatgttacaCGACGGGGAATTTAtctgtatttattatttatctgtATTGAATTTACGTACAATATGGTTCGTGGTACCAGACTGGAAATTGAATGATACTGCCatacaatattttacatgGAACAGTTGCGctaaattttttaaaagtaaatttcTTAAAGGGTAAACTATCCAACAAACTTCAACCTTCTTGCTTCATTGACCAAAACGGTACGGTTTTGTTTACGGTACGGTTGCTACAAAAGGAATGAATACAATTAAGAGCAAATTTCAAGATTGttgataaatataaataaaataacaaaacaaaaactcacaTTGCTGGTTGCAGTGCTGCAGAGGCTTAATCTTTCGATGTTTTCTTATCCTTCTTTTTACGCTTGCGCTGCTTCTCGTCCGCTTGCGTGTCCTGCTTCTTGGCGATGCACACCCGACAGTACCAGTCTTCATTATCGTCCGGCGGTACCTGTATGCCGACGCACACCCAATGGTACCAGGCGTCACAACCATCGCAACCAATCATCGGTGTGCCATCATCTACCCGACCGCACGCCGGACAGATCCACACCGTATTCCCGTCCACGTCCGTCATGTGGACGGGCGTGGTGTACGTTTCCGCCGccgcatgatgatgatggtgatggtgaaccGATTTCGAACCCTTCGATTCTTTCATCGCCTTTTTCGGTGCTTCCCCACCGGTAAACGGCTTCACCCCAACGTCTGCTGCGTTGTCCGCAAGGCGAGCTACTTTGGAGCCACGGCTAGTTGAGGTACCGGCCGCACCGGTACTACTGTCATCGGTGGTGGCATAATTCACGAGCGCACTAGCCGTGCTGCCGACCGTACTCGTCGAAAAGTTCACCTTTACCGATTGCTTCAAAGCGGCGAACGTTTCATCCGTGTCCATGGATGGTTGTAGTTTCAGCTGCTCTGTACCGGTGTTTGGTGGTAAGGGCGATCCGAGTGGAATATTCTTACCCGCATCATCCTTTTTGCTCTTGCCAGCAACGGTCGTACCAATGCTTCCCTTTAGCTTCGGTGGGCGCGTTACGAGTGCCGATATGCGCGCAAGTTCCGGCGATCCGTCCCGCTTCGGATCGACCATGGAGGCGGCCCCGAGCAGCAACTGCTCCATGTACGCTTTATCTGGCGTTTCCGAACGGGGAGATTGCGTTGCGTTGGAACCACCGAGCTTGAGCATCAGTTTGGGCACGGTCTCACCGGTAGCACTAGCCGACGGTCCAACGGAAGGCTGCCCGATACCGCCTGGCGAACCACCGCTACCGATCGCTCCCAAACGCTCCTTTTCCTTacgcttttccttctttaccttttcttttcgcttttccttcttttccttGCGCTCTTTGCGTAGCTGCTCCATCAGTGCCTCTTCCGCACCGATCATACCCATCGTCATAACGCCGGGTGAGGTTGCTGTACCAGCGGTTAGTTCCTTGAGCTGCTCCCGATCGCGATCTTTACTTTTGCTCTTATCCTTTttgtccttcttcttctttatcttaCCGTCCTTCAGCTTGCGAtcctttttgtgttctttttgctTGCGCTTACCATCCTTACTCTTGCCACCTGCCGTCGATTGGCTACCGTCGGAATCATCCACATCGACCACCAGCATGCTGGAACGCTGCGGTGGACTAGCACCGGGCAGTACACTTGCCGCCGGCAGTATAACAACCTGATCCTCCTTGTACGATTCCCGCACCGGTTCgggttttccttccttcacgGTCGACATAACGCTTGACGTCGAACCGAAGATAGACTGCGAGCTAATGCTACTGTTATTACCAGCACCGCTGGACACCGTCACCGCTGCGGTGTCCTTCTTGGTGGACATCGTTTGCGATGTCACAATCGTATCCCGACCGATGCCCGGTGACGCGGTCGACTTTACGGACAAGTTGAGCAACTCGTTTGCCCCACCGCTCAGCGTCATGCTTTCGGTGGCGCTTTGGAAAAGCGATGGCGGTACGAGCGGTGCTACATTGCAGGTCGACTTCTGGAGGTCGAGTGGCGTCTGGGCAAGCTTCGTTTCCGGATCGAGCGGTTCGTCTAGGAAATCTCGTTGACTTCCACTGGGACCTCCCATACCGGCCATGCCCGGCAACCGATTGGCGAGGGTCGGCATGCGAAGTAGATTCATCGGATTCATGCCGGGTAGTACGAACGGGTTCGGTGGCATCTGAAACCCTGGCCTATGTTGTCCGGGGTACGTCGGTGGCATTCGCGGAAAGAGCGGATTGTCCGGAATCAGCCCAGGACCGGATGGTAGCGGAAACATGCCGAACGGCATCGGATTGCGCATACCCGCGACCGCTTGCAGTGATTGATTCAAAAACTTGCTGTACACACTCGCATCCGGTGCGAACGGATTCATCGAACCGGGATACAACGCAAACGGGTTTTGGCTGGGCAGGTTGCCGAACTTTTGACTCTCCTGTTCCAATTTTTTGTTACCGTCGGCCAACTTGCCCAGCTTAGCAtctgttttcggtttttgtttcggtcgCTTCGGTTTCTTGCCACCATCGACGGCCAACGGTGTCGGTTTGAGCGCTTCCGGTGTCCGATTCTGTGCCATACATTCCGTAAGCGTTTTGGAGGACAGCTCGGAAAACAGATTACTGGTGCCTTTCTTCGGTGTTGCCAGACGCGGCGACTCGTTCATCCACGAAGGCGTCGAGGAGGAGGACGAGTGGAGCCGAATGTCGGGTGTTTTCGGAGCATTCGAAAGGGGTGAATAATTGAGCGGATCATCCGGACGGTATTCGCCATCGTACGCACCTGCACCACCAACCGATCCCAGCCCGAAGGTTTGTCCGTGCATGCCAACCACCCCACCCGGTACGTTAGTGTGTGCCGCTTGTTTACGTTGCTTCTTGTTGGTGGGTGTTGTCATTGTAGCTGGCAGACTCGAAACGTGCGGTGGTGATTTATCGTCATCAATCACGATCACATCCCGATCGCTCGTTGTGTCCGGTTTCATGCCCTTCCCGTCAAATATCATCCGTCCCGGTGTTAGCGGCTTTTCGTGCACTTCCTGCGACGCGATACTCGGCGAGGCGGTTATTTCCAGACTGGGATGCATTTTCTGGAGCAGATTTAGCTGTGCTGCCTGATCGACAAGCGGATTGGGGGTGCCCACCTGCTGAGCTTCGTGCTCGTCCTGCTTGAATGGACCGATCGGGGGCTTTTTCAGCGGCAATGATAAAGCTGCCGTTGTGGGCGAACCAATGCCAGCGTTTGGCATCATACCGAACAGGTGGTCCGGCTTTACAGGTGGCAACGAGCCAACACTCATCGGACCAACCAGCGTCGAATTACCCACCGATGTACCGAGTCCGAGCGGTCCAATCAGCGGCGGTGGCTGATCCACCGCATCGAACTGACCACGCTGGTTAGCCGCTTTTTTCGATGATTTCGGTGCTTTCTTTGGCTTTGGCGTTGGGAATGGTAGGAAGTTTGGTATTGGCAACTGTCGGTTCAGAAGCGCTGGATCGTCGATTAACATTTCCCCTGGGACGGGCACCGGTTTCGGTGCGGCTGACTTGCGCTTTTTTACCGCCTTTTCCTTCACC
This sequence is a window from Anopheles marshallii chromosome X, idAnoMarsDA_429_01, whole genome shotgun sequence. Protein-coding genes within it:
- the LOC128708537 gene encoding transcription initiation factor TFIID subunit 3, which codes for MSQEYAQHVLKVAVAQICRTIGWHSTHASTMDLLIDVTQHFLREISRIMHRYCELYNRTEANLDDLALAYKEIGINLDELMEYVQFVDPIPLTLEVPRFPLPKESNLNFLKPGSREVLTRPVHIPEYMPPLMFETEEDGTERTGNDDERRAAFGEAKSLLNSAAIAIATVAATISSDARAITDGGCSGIGVAKGPVSSIEEVNSTGEGVDDGSNLPHAVINEEVEIPMQTIEVKEQSTGAVGGDEESVTASKLSSENAVKEKPAQIDDTVAGGSKSAIPTEEGRPTREISSVIMTTSGFISPAREGKLPESRIPIIPEERPIQQPTPVVSTVPALSATHHLALPTGAAMAGAPSLAGSAPVSSAALLASAAGSYFPKPNAPDGTLGVGVPPGTPGSVGLGVPSDPSQPPTKLTGEKSTKKVKKKPVDREKKKAEKGLGNAARKQDKHATGEKSTMVKQHNTLDATIEHVVKEETDFTTPLPPDALLPGRVADNIGIGSNPFIKNSSFKPGWNEALNAMEIIPGAGLVATNVSGKPAKPAKVKVVKEKAVKKRKSAAPKPVPVPGEMLIDDPALLNRQLPIPNFLPFPTPKPKKAPKSSKKAANQRGQFDAVDQPPPLIGPLGLGTSVGNSTLVGPMSVGSLPPVKPDHLFGMMPNAGIGSPTTAALSLPLKKPPIGPFKQDEHEAQQVGTPNPLVDQAAQLNLLQKMHPSLEITASPSIASQEVHEKPLTPGRMIFDGKGMKPDTTSDRDVIVIDDDKSPPHVSSLPATMTTPTNKKQRKQAAHTNVPGGVVGMHGQTFGLGSVGGAGAYDGEYRPDDPLNYSPLSNAPKTPDIRLHSSSSSTPSWMNESPRLATPKKGTSNLFSELSSKTLTECMAQNRTPEALKPTPLAVDGGKKPKRPKQKPKTDAKLGKLADGNKKLEQESQKFGNLPSQNPFALYPGSMNPFAPDASVYSKFLNQSLQAVAGMRNPMPFGMFPLPSGPGLIPDNPLFPRMPPTYPGQHRPGFQMPPNPFVLPGMNPMNLLRMPTLANRLPGMAGMGGPSGSQRDFLDEPLDPETKLAQTPLDLQKSTCNVAPLVPPSLFQSATESMTLSGGANELLNLSVKSTASPGIGRDTIVTSQTMSTKKDTAAVTVSSGAGNNSSISSQSIFGSTSSVMSTVKEGKPEPVRESYKEDQVVILPAASVLPGASPPQRSSMLVVDVDDSDGSQSTAGGKSKDGKRKQKEHKKDRKLKDGKIKKKKDKKDKSKSKDRDREQLKELTAGTATSPGVMTMGMIGAEEALMEQLRKERKEKKEKRKEKVKKEKRKEKERLGAIGSGGSPGGIGQPSVGPSASATGETVPKLMLKLGGSNATQSPRSETPDKAYMEQLLLGAASMVDPKRDGSPELARISALVTRPPKLKGSIGTTVAGKSKKDDAGKNIPLGSPLPPNTGTEQLKLQPSMDTDETFAALKQSVKVNFSTSTVGSTASALVNYATTDDSSTGAAGTSTSRGSKVARLADNAADVGVKPFTGGEAPKKAMKESKGSKSVHHHHHHHAAAETYTTPVHMTDVDGNTVWICPACGRVDDGTPMIGCDGCDAWYHWVCVGIQVPPDDNEDWYCRVCIAKKQDTQADEKQRKRKKKDKKTSKD